A genomic window from Pseudonocardia broussonetiae includes:
- a CDS encoding GGDEF domain-containing protein, translated as MTVPAVDRIEYDGCSLIAGAAECGCPADAPRLGDAGVEARARDMFIWQQKAPPAGRAAARRGIDGLLAHARTRGPSDLVAELLRMSALLRIMEEDPVHLGEIDTLLDAYAELAELDDDACRLAEVAVLRAHRSAIFDHGDAALPDTAAALAILADIGDPEPGQGGLAWTQRMSRTLNGLLLVLLKLGAHELADEVSQRAVAVAESGSGPIDRLIHQLNRVRLQLSWALRLERGGREAAAATRFVAAAQIAHIAARLWTNARERHSGIGLPPVEDCIVVGAAYAMQHPGPQHLQRLDRLGRMAFLLDDRILLAIAAARCHMKGGSPFDAVRALEPLRGELLAREGPEPLLALALHREFARVEGAARADVPRLPGLEHYAAALEDELWALREARLLALRSHSEHHRLTREHGAVAAQALQDPLTGLPNRRALDLRLAEEMGAPTSQPCAVALVDLDRFKDVNDARSHAAGDRVLRAVAACLRTALRAPDMVARYGGDEFVVVMPATPLPVARAALLRAAEAVASLPEDVAAGVTMSVGVVRAPLDADPSAALAGADAAMYRAKRQGGNTVVIGASGDVPTGPVERTGRLRRVMSQVGSGPGRSARAGAPPGPPETAGL; from the coding sequence GTGACCGTGCCCGCCGTCGACCGCATCGAGTACGACGGATGCAGTCTCATCGCCGGAGCCGCCGAGTGCGGCTGCCCGGCCGACGCACCGCGCCTGGGCGACGCCGGCGTCGAGGCCCGCGCGCGCGACATGTTCATCTGGCAGCAGAAGGCCCCGCCCGCCGGCCGCGCCGCCGCCCGCCGGGGCATCGACGGTCTGCTCGCGCACGCGCGCACGCGCGGGCCGTCCGACCTCGTCGCCGAGCTGCTGCGGATGTCCGCCCTGCTGCGGATCATGGAGGAGGACCCGGTCCACCTCGGCGAGATCGACACCCTGCTCGACGCCTACGCCGAGCTGGCCGAGCTCGACGACGACGCCTGCCGCCTGGCCGAGGTCGCCGTGCTGCGCGCGCACCGGTCGGCGATCTTCGACCACGGCGACGCGGCGCTGCCCGACACCGCGGCCGCGCTCGCGATCCTCGCCGACATCGGCGACCCGGAGCCAGGCCAGGGCGGCCTCGCGTGGACCCAGCGGATGTCGCGCACGCTCAACGGGCTGCTGCTGGTCCTGCTCAAGCTGGGCGCGCACGAGCTCGCCGACGAGGTCTCGCAGCGCGCGGTGGCCGTCGCCGAGTCCGGCAGCGGCCCGATCGACCGGCTCATCCACCAGCTCAACCGCGTGCGGCTGCAGCTGTCGTGGGCGCTGCGGCTCGAGCGCGGCGGGCGCGAGGCCGCGGCCGCCACGCGGTTCGTCGCCGCCGCCCAGATCGCGCACATCGCGGCGCGGCTGTGGACCAACGCCCGCGAGCGGCACTCCGGCATCGGCCTGCCGCCCGTCGAGGACTGCATCGTCGTCGGGGCCGCCTACGCGATGCAGCACCCCGGCCCGCAGCACCTGCAGCGGCTGGACCGGTTGGGCCGCATGGCCTTCCTGCTCGACGACCGCATCCTGCTGGCCATCGCCGCCGCCCGCTGCCACATGAAGGGCGGCAGCCCGTTCGACGCCGTGCGCGCCCTGGAGCCGCTGCGCGGCGAGCTGCTCGCGCGCGAGGGGCCCGAGCCGCTGCTCGCCCTCGCGCTGCACCGGGAGTTCGCGCGGGTCGAGGGCGCCGCTCGCGCCGACGTGCCGCGCCTGCCGGGGCTCGAGCACTACGCCGCCGCGCTCGAGGACGAGCTGTGGGCGCTGCGCGAGGCCCGGCTGCTCGCGCTGCGCAGCCACTCCGAGCACCACCGGCTCACCCGCGAGCACGGCGCCGTGGCCGCGCAGGCCCTGCAGGACCCGCTCACCGGCCTGCCCAACCGCCGTGCGCTCGACCTGCGCCTGGCCGAGGAGATGGGCGCGCCCACCAGCCAGCCGTGCGCGGTGGCGCTGGTCGACCTCGACCGCTTCAAGGACGTCAACGACGCCCGCTCGCACGCCGCGGGCGACCGCGTCCTGCGGGCCGTCGCCGCGTGCCTGCGCACCGCGCTCCGCGCCCCCGACATGGTCGCGCGCTACGGCGGCGACGAGTTCGTCGTCGTCATGCCGGCCACGCCGCTGCCGGTGGCGCGCGCGGCGCTGCTGCGGGCCGCGGAGGCGGTCGCGAGCCTGCCCGAGGACGTCGCGGCGGGCGTCACGATGTCGGTCGGGGTGGTCCGCGCCCCGCTCGACGCCGACCCGTCCGCCGCGCTGGCCGGCGCCGACGCCGCGATGTACCGGGCGAAGCGCCAGGGCGGCAACACGGTCGTCATCGGCGCGTCCGGCGACGTGCCGACCGGTCCCGTCGAGCGCACCGGGCGGCTGCGGCGGGTGATGTCGCAGGTCGGGTCCGGCCCGGGCAGGTCGGCCCGGGCCGGTGCGCCGCCCGGACCGCCGGAGACGGCCGGGCTGTAG
- a CDS encoding MarR family winged helix-turn-helix transcriptional regulator: protein MTGLVELLDRLDRALASALSPATSAEGVSRDGWRVLLMLARGGGRSMGEIASHTALPAPTATRVVDRLVASQLAFRRTDPLDRRRVLVHLAGDGRAVVERVCGRVERGAGEALGASHTPERAQLAELLEALATQPLAVQRR, encoded by the coding sequence GTGACAGGTCTGGTCGAGCTCCTGGACCGGTTGGACCGCGCGCTCGCCTCGGCGCTGTCCCCGGCCACCTCGGCGGAGGGCGTCAGCCGCGACGGCTGGCGCGTCCTCCTCATGCTCGCCCGCGGAGGCGGTCGGAGCATGGGGGAGATCGCCTCCCACACCGCGCTCCCGGCGCCCACCGCCACCCGGGTCGTCGACCGCCTGGTCGCCTCCCAGCTGGCCTTCCGGCGCACCGACCCGCTCGACCGGCGGCGCGTGCTGGTCCACCTGGCCGGTGACGGGAGAGCTGTCGTCGAGCGCGTCTGCGGACGCGTCGAGCGCGGCGCGGGCGAGGCGCTGGGTGCCTCGCACACCCCCGAGCGCGCCCAGCTCGCCGAACTCCTGGAGGCACTGGCGACCCAGCCGCTCGCCGTGCAGCGCCGCTAG
- the lepA gene encoding translation elongation factor 4 has product MASYADKTFTPPELIRNFCIIAHIDHGKSTLADRMLQITGVVEERAMRAQYLDRMDIERERGITIKAQNVRLPWKVGDVEHVLHMIDTPGHVDFTYEVSRALEACEGAILLVDAAQGIEAQTLANLYLAMEKDLTIIPVLNKIDLPAADPDRYAKEIAHIIGCAPDDVLRVSAKTGVGVAEVLDEVVRVTPAPVGESDAPARAMIFDSVYDTYRGVITYIRVVDGKITPRERIKMMSTGATHEILEIGIVSPEPKATVGLGVGEVGYLITGVKDVRQSKVGDTVTSQRKGAETPLTGYREPRPMVYSGLYPVDGSQYPELREALDKLQLNDAALTYEPETSAALGFGFRCGFLGLLHLEITRDRLEREAGLDLISTAPNVVYRVVKDDGSETTVTNPSDWPTGKVAQIYEPIVKTTILAPSEFIGAIMELCQSRRGQLGGMDYLSETRVELRYTMPLAEIIFDFFDALKSRTRGYASLDYEEAGEQESELVKVDIMLQGEPVDAFSAIRHKDDAYSYGTSMTTKLRELIPRQQFEVPIQAAIGSRIIARENIRAIRKDVLAKCYGGDITRKRKLLEKQKEGKKRMKTIGRVEVPQEAFVAALSTDSTADKAKK; this is encoded by the coding sequence GTGGCCTCGTACGCCGACAAGACCTTCACCCCGCCGGAGCTGATCCGGAACTTCTGCATCATCGCCCACATCGACCACGGCAAGTCGACGCTGGCCGACCGCATGCTGCAGATCACCGGGGTCGTGGAGGAGCGCGCCATGCGCGCCCAGTACCTCGACCGCATGGACATCGAGCGGGAGCGCGGGATCACGATCAAGGCGCAGAACGTGCGCCTGCCGTGGAAGGTCGGGGACGTCGAGCACGTCCTGCACATGATCGACACTCCCGGCCACGTCGACTTCACCTACGAGGTGAGCCGCGCGCTCGAGGCCTGCGAGGGCGCGATCCTGCTCGTCGACGCCGCGCAGGGCATCGAGGCGCAGACCCTGGCCAACCTGTACCTGGCCATGGAGAAGGACCTCACGATCATCCCGGTCCTCAACAAGATCGACCTCCCGGCGGCCGACCCCGACCGCTACGCCAAGGAGATCGCGCACATCATCGGCTGCGCGCCCGACGACGTCCTGCGCGTCAGCGCGAAGACCGGCGTCGGCGTGGCGGAGGTGCTCGACGAGGTCGTCCGCGTGACGCCCGCCCCCGTCGGCGAGTCCGACGCCCCGGCCCGCGCGATGATCTTCGACTCGGTCTACGACACCTACCGCGGCGTCATCACCTACATCCGCGTCGTCGACGGGAAGATCACCCCGCGCGAGCGGATCAAGATGATGTCGACGGGCGCCACGCACGAGATCCTGGAGATCGGGATCGTGTCGCCGGAGCCCAAGGCCACGGTCGGGCTCGGCGTCGGCGAGGTGGGCTACCTGATCACCGGCGTGAAGGACGTACGCCAGAGCAAGGTCGGCGACACCGTCACCAGCCAGCGCAAGGGCGCCGAGACCCCGCTCACGGGCTACCGCGAGCCGCGCCCGATGGTCTACTCCGGGCTCTACCCCGTCGACGGCTCGCAGTACCCCGAGCTGCGCGAGGCGCTCGACAAGCTCCAGCTCAACGACGCCGCGCTCACCTACGAGCCCGAGACGTCCGCCGCGCTGGGCTTCGGGTTCCGCTGCGGCTTCCTGGGCCTGCTGCACCTGGAGATCACCCGCGACCGCCTCGAGCGCGAGGCCGGGCTGGACCTCATCTCCACCGCGCCCAACGTCGTCTACCGCGTGGTCAAGGACGACGGCTCGGAGACGACGGTGACCAACCCGTCCGACTGGCCGACCGGCAAGGTCGCGCAGATCTACGAGCCGATCGTGAAGACCACGATCCTGGCGCCGTCGGAGTTCATCGGCGCGATCATGGAGCTGTGCCAGAGCCGGCGCGGCCAGCTCGGCGGCATGGACTACCTGTCCGAGACCCGTGTCGAGCTGCGCTACACCATGCCGCTCGCCGAGATCATCTTCGACTTCTTCGACGCCCTCAAGTCGCGCACCCGCGGCTACGCCTCGCTCGACTACGAGGAGGCGGGGGAGCAGGAGTCGGAGCTGGTGAAGGTCGACATCATGCTGCAGGGCGAGCCCGTCGACGCCTTCTCGGCGATCCGGCACAAGGACGACGCCTACTCCTACGGCACGTCGATGACCACGAAGCTGCGCGAGCTGATCCCGCGCCAGCAGTTCGAGGTGCCGATCCAGGCGGCGATCGGGTCGCGGATCATCGCGCGCGAGAACATCCGCGCGATCCGCAAGGATGTGCTCGCCAAGTGCTACGGCGGCGACATCACCCGCAAGCGCAAGCTCCTGGAGAAGCAGAAGGAGGGCAAGAAGCGCATGAAGACCATCGGTCGGGTCGAGGTGCCGCAGGAGGCCTTCGTGGCCGCGCTCTCCACCGACTCGACGGCGGACAAGGCCAAGAAGTAG